Proteins encoded in a region of the Vicia villosa cultivar HV-30 ecotype Madison, WI unplaced genomic scaffold, Vvil1.0 ctg.003867F_1_1, whole genome shotgun sequence genome:
- the LOC131641588 gene encoding signal peptide peptidase-like 4, giving the protein MDFTVFFTVFMLLLGMSFAGDIVHRDDNSPKRPGCDNNFVLVKVPTWIDGVESGEYVGVGARFGPTLESKEKRANHIRVAIADPPDCCSKPKNKLTGEVILVHRGQCSFTTKANIAEGAGASAILIINNRAELFKMVCEKNETDVDIGIPVVMLPQDAGETIENYIQNKSTVSVQLYSPRRPSVDVAEVFLWLMAVGTIICASYWSAWTAREEVIEREKLLKDDSDECLNTENAGSSPYLEISTTAAVSFVVIASCFLVMLYKLMAFWFVEVLVVLFCIGGVEGLQTCLVALLSCFGWSQRAAQTYVKIPFFGAVSYLTLAVTPFCIVFAVVWGVKRRVSYAWIGQDILGIALIITVLQIVHIPNLKVGTVLLSCAFLYDIFWVFLSRYIFHESVMIVVARGDRSGEDGIPMLLKIPRLFDPWGGYSVIGFGDIILPGLLVAFSLRYDWLAKRKLRSGYFLWAMSAYGLGLLVTYLALNLMDGHGQPALLYIVPFTLGTFLSFGKKRGELKILWTRGQPKMPCPHMQEDHQPIDQ; this is encoded by the exons ATGGATTTCACTGTGTTCTTCACTGTGTTCATGCTTCTTCTCGGTATGAGTTTTGCTGGTGATATAGTACACCGTGATGATAATTCTCCCAAAAGGCCTGGATGTGACAACAACTTTGTTCTG GTTAAAGTTCCGACTTGGATTGATGGTGTGGAAAGTGGCGAGTATGTCGGTGTTGGTGCAAGATTTGGGCCTACATTGGAATCGAAAGAAAAGCGCGCTAATCATATTAGAGTTGCCATTGCAGACCCTCCTGATTGTTGTAGCAAGCCTAAGAATAAG CTTACGGGCGAGGTCATTTTGGTGCACCGAGGACAATGTAGTTTCACAACCAAGGCAAATATAGCTGAAGGAGCCGGTGCTTCGGCCATCCTGATTATAAATAACCGTGCAG AACTTTTCAAGATGGTTTGTGAAAAGAATGAAACCGATGTTGATATTGGAATACCTGTTGTCATGCTTCCACAAGATGCCGGTGAAACCATAGAAAATTATATACAAAACAAGTCCACTG TGTCTGTGCAGTTATACTCTCCACGGCGTCCATCGGTCGATGTTGCAGAAGTATTTTTATGGCTTATGGCTGTTGGTACCATTATATGCGCTTCTTACTGGTCTGCCTGGACAGCCAGAGAGGAAGTTATTGAGCGCGAGAAGCTATTAAAG GATGATTCAGATGAGTGTTTAAATACCGAGAATGCTGGTTCGAGTCCTTATTTGGAAATAAGTACCACAGCAGCAGTTTCCTTCGTTGTGATTGCTTCGTGTTTCTTGGTTATGCTTTACAAACTAATGGCATTCTGGTTTGTTGAAGTTCTAGTGGTTCTATTTTGCATTGGAGGGGTTGAG GGACTGCAAACTTGTTTGGTGGCTCTTTTATCATG TTTTGGTTGGTCTCAACGTGCTGCGCAAACATACGTGAAAATACCTTTCTTTGGTGCTGTCTCATATCTCACGCTTGCTGTTACTCCCTTTTGCATAGTGTTTGCTGTGGTTTGGGGAGTTAAACGCCGTGTATCATATGCTTGGATTGGTCAAGATATTCTT GGTATTGCTTTGATAATTACAGTTCTTCAGATTGTCCATATACCAAATCTCAAG GTTGGAACTGTTCTTCTCAGCTGTGCCTTCCTATATGACATCTTCTGGGTGTTTCTCTCTAGATATATATTCCATGAGAGTGTGATGATAGTG GTAGCTCGCGGTGATAGGAGTGGAGAAGATGGTATTCCAATGCTGCTCAAGATACCGCGTTTGTTTGATCCTTGGGGTGGTTACAGTGTCATCGGTTTCGGGGACATAATCTTACCAGGGCTTCTAGTAGCCTTTTCATTAAG GTATGATTGGTTAGCAAAGAGGAAACTTCGATCAGGATACTTCTTGTGGGCGATGAGTGCTTATGGTTTAG GTCTTCTCGTCACATACCtagctttgaatttgatggaTGGACATGGTCAACCAGCTTTGCTGTATATAGTCCCATTTACACTTG GAACCTTTTTGTCATTTGGAAAGAAGAGAGGTGAACTCAAGATTTTGTGGACAAGAGGGCAACCAAAAATGCCTTGCCCTCACATGCAAGAGGATCATCAACCTATAGACCAGTAA
- the LOC131641589 gene encoding SKP1-like protein 21: MSEIDMSVIKPEMMKPYIWLQTSDGSIQQVEQEIAMFCPFICQEIIQKGAGSSKNCAICLPEKVTPAMLSLVLDYCRFHQVPGRSNKERKSHDERFIRMDTKRLCDLTSAADSLQLRPLVDLTSRTLARIIEGKSPEEIREIFHLPDDLTEEEKLEPLKNTTDDPRIRLLNRLYAKKRKELKERGRLKNAELEGEHVDERSVDDLLSFINGNDEDSKGSKTSKSKKKNRRKKEQKKSSLLTEVSKPKKELSDYSSVSDKIAGTSNNHTEDDTFSHKEFDDEDDGDEDDEIDPALQEKIDREVEDFARRLNSDWPERMQEFLSSGQERKSTLFATNGNGLLRRNI; encoded by the exons ATGTCGGAAATCGACATGTCGGTTATTAAACCAGAG ATGATGAAGCCCTATATTTGGCTTCAGACTTCGGATGGTTCCATCCAACAGGTGGAACAAGAAATTGCAATGTTTTGCCCTTTCATTTGTCAAGAAATTATACAAAAAGGCGCGGGTTCTTCCAAAAATTGTGCCATATGCCTTCCTGAAAAAGTCACTCCTGCTATGTTGAGTTTAGTTCTTGATTATTGTCGTTTCCATCAAGTACCAGGTCGCTCCAACAAG GAGCGAAAGTCTCACGATGAAAGATTCATAAGGATGGATACCAAACGGCTCTGTGACTTGACATCTGCCGCAGACAGCCTTCAGTTGAGGCCGCTGGTTGATCTTACAAGTCGCACACTTGCAAGAATAATTGAAGGAAAATCGCCCGAGGAGATACGGGAGATATTTCATTTGCCGGATGATCTCACAGAG GAAGAGAAGTTGGAGCCTCTGAAAAACACAACCGATGACCCGAGGATAAGGCTTTTGAACAGGTTGTATGCGAAAAAAAGGAAAGAGCTAAAAGAGCGTGGGAGGTTAAAG AATGCTGAATTAGAAGGAGAGCATGTAGATGAACGCTCCGTTGATGACCTCTTGTCTTTTATTAATGGAAATGATGAAg ATTCAAAAGGGTCTAAAACTTCTAAGagtaaaaagaaaaatagaagaaaaaaagagcAAAAGAAGAGCTCTCTTTTGACTGAAGTTTCCAAACCGAAAAAG GAGTTAAGTGATTATAGTTCTGTATCTGATAAAATCGCTGGGACCTCAAATAATCATACAGAAGATGACACTTTTAGTCATaaagagtttgatgatgaagatgatggagatgaagatgatgagattGATCCTGCACTACAGGAAAAAATTGACAG GGAAGTAGAAGATTTTGCCCGCCGTTTAAATTCTGACTGGCCTGAAAGGATGCAAGAATTTTTATCATCAGGGCAAGAAAGGAAGTCGACGCTTTTTGCTACCAACGGGAATGGTCTTCTGAGGCGAAATATTTGA